A window of Bradyrhizobium diazoefficiens genomic DNA:
CGGCTTTCCGACCAAGTACCTGAAGGACGTGCCGCCGGTGGTGACCTACGGCCGCTCGATCTTCCGCGCGCTGCGCAAGCACTTCGGCAACCAGATCCCGGAAACCATCATCGAGCCGGGCCGCGGCATGGTGGGCAATGCCGGCGTCATCGAATCCGAGGTCGTGCTCATCTCGAAGAAGAGCGACGAGGACGAGGTGCGCTGGGTCTATCTGGACATCGGCAAGTTCGGCGGCCTCGCCGAGACCATGGACGAGTCGATCCGTTACGCCATCCGCACCCGTCACGACGGCGCGGACATGACGCCGTGCGTGCTCGCAGGTCCCACCTGCGACAGCGCCGACGTGCTGTACGAGAAGACCCCGTATCCGCTTCCCGTCACGCTCGAGATCGGCGACAAGGTGCTGATCGAAGGCACCGGGGCGTATACGTCGACCTACTCGTCAGTGGCGTTCAACGGCATCCCACCGTTGAGGACGTACCACATCTGATCCGCCTCTGATCCGAGGCCTGACGAACCTGGAGCCGGCTTGCCGGCTCCTCCCTCACATCTCGATTTCTGACGACGTCTTGGACAGGCGTGCCTTCGGGTACGTTCGTTCAAGCGGGGACTGACGCGCCATGACTGCTTTTCGGAAGCCACAGATCGCCCTCACCTCGAAAGCCGCTCCGTTCGCGATCCGCAACGAGCGTGCTGGCGACGTCGCGATGCGTGAAGCGCTGCTCGATGCCTGCTTTGGCGAAGACCGCCTTGGCCGCACCTGCCAGCGCCTGCGCGACGGACGCGCACCCGCTGCCGGCCTCGCGCTGGCCGCCGTGCGCGAGGGAAAACTCGTGGGTACCGTGCGGCTGTGGCACGTCAGCGCCGGAGGCAGGCCCGCTCTGGTCCTCGGACCGCTGGCGGTCGATCCTGCCTGCCGCGAGCTCGGGATCGGCGCCGCGCTGATGCATCAAGCGCTGGCCGCCGCCCGGGCGCGCGGGCATGCCGCCGTGATCCTGCTCGGCGATGCCCCCTATTACGCCCGCTTCGGCTTCTCGGCGGAGAAGACCGGCGCGCTGTCGCTGCCAGGCCCATTCGAACGCGACCGCCTGCTGGCAATCGAGTTCTCGGAAGGCGCGCTCGACGGTGCCGAAGGGATGATCGTGCCGACCGGCGCGGCCCTGCCCAAACGGAGGGCGGTTCGCGCCCTCCACGCGCACGCGGCGTAAGGGATTGCCATGATGGCGACAGCTGATGCCGCGTTGAGCGGCAACGCCCGGCCGCGCCTGCGCCGATCCCTGTCCTTTGGGGTTGCGTGAGCTCCGGAAACGCCCTTTAACCCCGCGAAATATCCCGCTTCAGTCGAGGTCCGAGACATGTCCCGTCGCCTGATTTCCACCGGCTCCCCCTTCGAGAAGACCGCCGGCTACAGCCGCGCCGTGATCGATGGCGAATTCGCCTTCGTCGCAGGAACCACCGGCTATGACTACACGACGATGACGATGCCGGCCGATGTCACGAGCCAGTCACGCAACTGCTTCAAGACCATCGAAGCTGCCCTGAAGGAGGGTGGTTTCGAGATGGCCGACATCGTCCGCGTGACGTACTACCTCACCGACATCAACGATGCGGACGCCCATTTCGCCGTCTGCGGCGAAGTCCTCGGCGGCATCCGCCCTGCCGCAACGCTTCTCGTCGTCTCGGCGCTCTACAAGCCCGAGATGAAGATCGAGATCGAAGCCACTGCGAAGCGCCGCGGCGCCTGATTCACCCTCACCCTTTGTTCGCCCAGTACTTTCCGGAGAAACCATCCCATGAGCCTCGCCTCGCAAATCTACGCGAAGATTACCGGCCCCATCGTCATGGTCGGCTTCGGCTCCATCGGCAAAGGCACGTTGCCGCTGATCGAGCGGCATCTCGATTACGACAAGTCGCGCGTCACCGTGATCGATCCCAAGGACGAGGGCCGCAAGGCGCATTGCGAGAAGCACAATGTGCGCTTCATCCAGAAGGGCGTGACAAAGGACAATTATCGCGACTTGCTGACCCCGCTGCTCACTGAAGGCGGCGGCCAGGGCTTTTGCGTCAATCTCTCGGTCGATACCGGCTCAACCGACATCATGGAGCTCTGCAACGAGCTTGGCGCTCTCTACATCGACACCGTCAACGAGCCCTGGCTCGGCTTCTATTTCGATTCGTCGAAGGGCCCGGAAGCGCGTTCCAACTACGCGCTTCGCGAAGTGACGCTGGCCGCCAAGAAGGCGCGCCCCGCGGGCTCGACGACGGCCGTCTCCTGCTGTGGCGCCAATCCCGGCATGGTCTCCTTTTTCGTCAAGCAGGCGCTGCTCAATGTCGCCGCTGATCTGAAGCTCAATGCCCCCAAGCCGAAGACCAGGGCCGAGTGGGCGGACCTGATGCGGCAGGCCGGCATCAAGGGCATCCACATCGCCGAACGCGACACCCAGCGCTCCAGGAAGCCGAAAGAGCCTGACGTCTTCGTCAACACCTGGTCGGTGGAAGGTTTCCTGTCGGAAGGCGTGCAACCGTCCGAACTCGGCTGGGGCACCCATGAAAAATGGATGCCCGAGAATGCGCGGACCCATGAGGCCGGCTGCGGCGCCGCCATCTATCTGATGCAGCCCGGCGCCAACACGCGCGTGCGCACCTGGTGCCCGACCCGCGGCGCGCAATATGGCTTCCTCGTCACCCACAACGAGTCGATCTCGATCGCCGACTACTTCACGGTGCGTGACGCATCGGGCACCGCGGTCTACCGGCCGACCTGCCAC
This region includes:
- a CDS encoding N-acetyltransferase, whose protein sequence is MTAFRKPQIALTSKAAPFAIRNERAGDVAMREALLDACFGEDRLGRTCQRLRDGRAPAAGLALAAVREGKLVGTVRLWHVSAGGRPALVLGPLAVDPACRELGIGAALMHQALAAARARGHAAVILLGDAPYYARFGFSAEKTGALSLPGPFERDRLLAIEFSEGALDGAEGMIVPTGAALPKRRAVRALHAHAA
- a CDS encoding homospermidine synthase; the protein is MSLASQIYAKITGPIVMVGFGSIGKGTLPLIERHLDYDKSRVTVIDPKDEGRKAHCEKHNVRFIQKGVTKDNYRDLLTPLLTEGGGQGFCVNLSVDTGSTDIMELCNELGALYIDTVNEPWLGFYFDSSKGPEARSNYALREVTLAAKKARPAGSTTAVSCCGANPGMVSFFVKQALLNVAADLKLNAPKPKTRAEWADLMRQAGIKGIHIAERDTQRSRKPKEPDVFVNTWSVEGFLSEGVQPSELGWGTHEKWMPENARTHEAGCGAAIYLMQPGANTRVRTWCPTRGAQYGFLVTHNESISIADYFTVRDASGTAVYRPTCHYAYHPADDAVLSLHEMFGRAAKMQEKHHILDENEIVDGIDELGVLLFGHDNNAYWYGSQLSIEETRKLAPYQNATGLQVTSAVLGGMVWALENPNEGIVEADEMDFDRLLEIQLPYLGPVRGFYTDWTPLTDRPGLFPEDIDSSDPWQFRNILVR
- a CDS encoding RidA family protein, with the translated sequence MSRRLISTGSPFEKTAGYSRAVIDGEFAFVAGTTGYDYTTMTMPADVTSQSRNCFKTIEAALKEGGFEMADIVRVTYYLTDINDADAHFAVCGEVLGGIRPAATLLVVSALYKPEMKIEIEATAKRRGA